The DNA segment TACACGATCTACCGCGAGCCGCTGAGCCTGGCGTGGGCGTCGAAGCTGCCCGCGGTGGGCAGGCAGGCGCTGGGCCGGCTGTCCCGGCTGGTTCCCGAGGGCGTCCGCGGCCAGGACCTGCTGCGCCGCGCGTCGATCCCGCTGGAGGAGCGGTACTACGGCAACGCCCGCAACCTCAACGCCGACGAGCTCGCCCAGCTGCTGCCCGGCCGCGACCCGGACCTGTCGCACGTGACGGTCACCGAGGCGCTGTACCGGCAGACCCGGGAGGCCGGCTACGACGACGTGACGGCGATGCAGTACGTCGACCTGTTCACCTGGTTGCGCGGCGACATCCTGGTCAAGGCCGACAAGATGACGATGGCCAACTCGCTGGAGCTGCGGGTGCCGTTCCTCGACCCCGAGGTGTTCGCCCTCGCCAGCAGCCTGCCGCTGGAGATGCGGGTCCCCCGCCGCGGCGACGCGACCAAGTTCGCGCTCCGGCAGGCCATGCGCCAGATCGTGCCGCCGAAGATCATGAACCGCCGCAAGCTCGGCTTCCCGGTGCCGACGGCGGAGTTCCTGGCCGGCCCGTTGCACGACTGGGCGCAGACGATCGTCAAGGACAGCCAGACCGACGAGTGGCTCGACCGCGACCACGTGCTCGGCCTGCTGGAGCGGCTGGCCCAGGCCGAGGTGCCCAGCAAGCGGATCGCCCGGCAGGTATGGGAGGTGCTCGTCTTCATGATCTGGCACGGCATCTTCGTCGAGGAGCGGATCCACCCCGAGGTCCCGGAGCCGGTCTACCCGGTCCGGCTGTGACCCGACGGCGGGCCGGCGGCGCGGTCGCCGGCCTGCTGGCCGTGGTGCTGCTCGCCGGCTGCTCGGGCGGCGACGAACCGAGCCCGGCGCCCACCACGGCGCCGTCCGCCGCGCCGTCGTCCGCACGGACCCCGCCGCCGATCTCACCCCGGACGACGGTCAGCTCCTCCCCCGAGAGCACCCTGTCGCCGCCCGGCGGCGTGCCCGTCCCCATCCCGTCGGACCCGCAGCCCGACCGCTGAACGCGACAGCGCCCGGTACCTCGTCGAGGTACCGGGCGCTCTACGTCACAGGCCGAAGGCCGGCCCCCTGCAGGGCCCCGCCGCGAGCTGGCGAGTGGTGGGGGGCAGGGGGTGTTTCCTCAGTGGAACGAGTCCCCGCAGGCGCAGGAGCCGCCGGCGTTCGGGTTGTCGATGGTGAAGCCCTGCTTCTCGATGGTGTCGACGAAGTCGATCGTCGCGCCGCCGAGGTAGGGGCCGCTCATCCGGTCGACGATGACCTCGACGCCACCGAACTCGTAGGTCTGGTCGCCGTCGAGGAAGCGCTCGTCGAAGAAGAGCTGGTAGCGGAGGCCCGAGCAACCGCCGGGCTGCACCGCGATCCGCAGGCGCAGGTCGTCGCGACCCTCCTGCTCCAGCAGCGTCTTCACCTTCGACGCGGCGGGGTCGCTGAGGATGACGCCCGTGGCGCCGGGGGCCTGCGTGTCCTGCACGGTCATGTTGTGGTCCTCCCACACTCGAGGGTGTCCTGCTCGGCCGCCCGCGGGAGCGCACTCCTCTGGCCGGCCATCACTGGCGCTCAACACCGCCGTGGCGGAGCTGCTTCCCACTGTACGGCGCGGGTCCGGGGGAAGGGGAGCACGCAGCCCACTCCTGGGGAGGACGCGGGCCCCGCGACCAGCGCCGGAGGGGGCCGGTGGGCACGTAGACTCCACGTCCGTGAAGCTCCGCCTGCCCGGCCGCCGTCCCGCCGACCCGACGCCGGACACCGCCACCGTCGTGACCGCCCACGGGGCGACGGCGGTCGGCACGACGGGCAAGGGCCGGCCAACCCCCAAGCGCGCCGAGGCGCAGGGCCGCCGCTCCGGGCCGGTCCCGCCGCCGCCCACCACGCGCAAGGAGGCCTTCAAGCGGCAACGCGAGCAGCAGGCCAGCGGCCGCGGCAGCGCCCGGGAGGCCGCCGCCCGCGGTGACGACAGCGCACTGCCCGCCCGCGACCGCGGCCCGGTGCGCCGCCTGGTCCGCGACCTCGTCGACGCCCGGCGCAACGCCGGCAGCTTCTTCTTGGTCGTCGCGGCCCTGGTGCTGATCGGCTACTTCATCCCCAACCCGGCGGTGCAGGGCTACACGGTGTTCGTGTGGTTCGCCTTCTTCCTGGTGATCATCGCCGACTCCTTCGTGCTCGGCCGGCGGATCAAGCGGGTCGTCCTCGAGCGGTTCCCGAACCACAAGGAGTCGATGCGCTCGCTGATCTGGTACGGGGTGAGCCGGGCGACGATGATCCGCCGCTGGCGCTTCCCCAAGCCCCAGGTCGCGCTCGGCGCGGAGGTGTAGGACCCCTCCCCCGGGCCGGGCCGTCCGGTGCTTAGCCAGGCTGACGACTAGCGTCTCGAGCGTGCAGACACGACGCCTCGGCCGCTCCGGCCTCACCATCTCCGAGATCGCCTACGGCAACTGGCTGACCCACGGCAGCCAGGTCGAGGAGGACGCCGCGCACGCCTGCGTGCGGGCCGCCCTCGACGTGGGGATCACCACCTTCGACACCGCCGACGTCTACGCCGGCACCAAGGCCGAGTCGGTGCTCGGGCGGGCGCTCGCCGGTGAGCGCCGGGAGGGCCTGGAGGTCTTCACCAAGGTCTACTGGCCGACCGGGCCGGGCGCGAACGACCGCGGCCTGTCCCGCAAGCACATCACCGAGAGCTGCAACGCCTCGCTGAAGCGGCTGCAGACCGACTACGTCGACCTCTACCAGGCGCACCGCTACGACTCCTCGGTGCCGCTGGAGGAGACGATGACCGCCTTCGCCGACCTGGTCCGGCAGGGCAAGGTGCTCTACCTGGGCGTCTCCGAGTGGCGCGCGGAGGAGATCGCGGCCGCCGCGGAGCTGGCCCGGGAGCTGAAGGTCCAGCTGATCAGCAACCAGCCGCAGTACTCGATGCTCTGGCGGGTCATCGAGTCCGAGGTGGTGCCGACCTCCGAGAAGGAGGGCCTGTCGCAGATCGTCTGGTCGCCGCTGGCCCAGGGCGTGCTGACCGGCAAGTACCTGCCCGGGCAGCAGCCGCCGGCCGACAGCCGCGGCGGGCACGCCACCGTCGGCGGCTCGATGAAGGGCTACCTGACCGACGACGTCCTCACCCGGGTGCAGCAGCTGCGGCCGATCGCCGACGAGCTCGGGCTGTCGATGGCGCAGCTGGCGGTGGCCTGGGTGCTGCAGAACCGGAACGTCGCCGCCGCGATCATCGGAGCCAGCCGTCCCGAGCAGGTGCACGACAACGTCAAGGCGGCCGGCGTCGAGCTGCCGGCCGAGGTGATGACCCGCATCGACGAGGCGCTCGGCGACGTCGTGGAGCGCGACCCGGCCAAGACCTCCCGCGGCTGACGCAGGGCCGGTGGGCCCGGTGGCGCTACGTCGCCGCCAGGCCCATCGGGCCGTACACCCGCTCGCCGTCCTGCTGGAGGGTGACCGTGGCGATCCCGCGTTCGAGCAGGTCGCGCCAGGCCTCCCCCAGCCAGGACTCCGCGTCGCCCTGGTTGTCGCACTCGGGCACCTCCACGCCGAGCGAGGCGGGATCGACCGTCGCCCCGGTGGGGTCTTCCAGCTGCCAGGTCCAGCCCATGGGGCGAGGCTAGCGATCATCGGACCGCCGAGCAGTCCCAGGCGCGGCGATCTTGGTTTACCCGGTGCGGAGAACGGGGCATGGGAGGGTCGGCGCGCTCGCGTCGCACCCGTTCCCCCGAGCACGCGGAGGACCCATGAGCCAGCTGGTGTCCCGGTGACCGGTCCCGCCGACGGGCCGCCCGACGCAGAGGCGATCCGCGCCGACATCGAGGCCACCCGTGAGCAGCTCGGTCGCACGGTCGACGAGCTCGCCCACCGGCTGGACGTGCCCACCCGCGCCAGGGAGCGCGCGCTGCGGACCCGGGACACCGCGGTGGAGACCTACCGGGAGAACCCGCCGGTCGTGCTCGGGGCCCTCGCGGCCCTGGTCGCGGTCGCCGTGGGCATCGTCGTCTGGAGGAAGAAGCGATGAGCAAGGGCGCGAAGATCGCCTACCGCCCGATCGGGCTGATCGGGAGCCTCGTGGCCAGCTCGATCGCCGCGACCCTGTTCCAGCTGGTCTGGAAGAAGGTCGCGAGGGCCGACGACGCCCCGACCGCGATGCAGAGCGAGTACCGGCTGCGCGAGATCCTGCTGGCCTCGGCGCTCCGCGGCGCGATCGTCGCCGTCGTCAAGGCGCTCGTCAGCCGGGGGGGCGCTCGCGGTTTCACCAAGCTGACCGGCGCCTGGCCGGGCGACTGACCCCCACCCACCCCGCTCACCACCGCGAGACGAGGACCAGCACGATGGCCGACACCCAGCGACCGCAGAGTGCCGTGGAGCGAATCCAGCAGCGGGTCCAGGAGAAGGCCGCGCGACGTGCGGCCGCCCGCGCGGTCGAGGACCGGTCGGACGACCCGCTCCCCCGCGACGGCGCCACCTCGTCGACCGTGCTGGCGACCGAAGAGCGGGAGGCCGCGCGGCCGGCGCCGGAGGTGCCCAGCGAGGCCGAGCTCCCGGGCGTGCACGCGGAGAAGCCCACGCAGATCCCGGCGAGCGGCTGGAAGCAGATCGTCAAGCGGGCGTGGGCGGAGAACAGCGCCGACAACATGCCCATCATCGGGGCCGGCGTGGCGTTCTTCGCCTTCCTGGCGCTCTTCCCCGCGCTGATCGCCACGATCTCGCTGTACGGCCTGGTGGCCTCACCGGAGACCGTCGCCCGGCAGATCCAGTCGCTGTCGGACCAGCTGCCGGCGGAGGCGCAGACGCTGATCGCCGACCAGCTGACCGCCATCACCGAGAACAGCGGCGGCGCGCTCACGGTCAGCTTCATCATCTCGATCCTCGCGGCGCTGTGGAGCGCGGCAGGCGGCACGGGCAACCTGATCACCGCGGTCAACCTCGCCTACGACGAGGTGGAGACCCGCAGCTTCATCAAGCGCAAGGCCCTGGCCCTGGGGCTGACCTTCGGCGCGATCGTCTTCGTGCTGCTCACCATCACCCTGATCGCCGTCGTCCCGGCGCTGCTGGAGGCGCTGCCGCTGGGGGTCGTCGGGACGATCCTGGCCCAGGTCGTGCGTTGGGGGCTGCTGCTCGGGGTGATGGCCGGCGCGCTGTCGATCCTCTACCGGGTGGCCCCCGACCGGGACGCGCCGAAGTTCCGCTGGGTCAGCCTCGGCTCGATCGTCGTGACCCTCCTGTGGGCCCTGGTCAGCCTGCTGTTCAGCCTCTACGTCAACAACTTCGGGTCCTACGACAAGACGTACGGGGCGATCGCCGGGGTCATCGTGCTGATGCTGTGGTTGCAGCTGACCGTGTTCCTCGTCCTGCTGGGCGCGGAGATCAACTCCGAGGCCGAGCACCAGACGGCGGCGGACACCACCGAGGGCGAGCCGCAGCCGATGGGCAAGCGCGACGCCACCATGGCCGACGAGCTCCCCGACCCGCCGACCCCGACCAAGGAGTCCAAGCAGAAGGCTTGAGGCCTTGCCGGCCCCCTGCAGGGTCCCGCCGAGCTAGCGAGTGGCGGGGGGCAGGGGGTCCTTCGTGTGCGAGGGCACGAACGGCGGCCGGCGGACGACGACCGGCTGCGGCCGCCCGCGGACGTCGACGGCGACCTCGGCCCCCTCGCCGAGGCCGGCCGCGGTGTCCAGCAGCGCCAGCGCGATGCCGGTGCGCAGCGTCGGCGAGAACGTCCCGCTGGTGACCTCGCCGACCACCGCACCGTCGGCGGCCAGCACGCTCATGCCGGGGCGCGGGATGCCCCGGCCGGGTGCCTGCAGGCCCCACAGCTGCCTCGCCGGGCCGGCCACCTTCTCCGCCACCAGCGCCTCGCGGCCCCAGAAGCCGCTCTTCTGCCAGCCCACCGCCCAGCCGGAGCGGGCCTGGTTGGGGGTGATGTCGAGGGACAGCTCGTGGCCGTGCAGCGGGTAGCCCATCTCGGTGCGCAGCGTGTCCCGGGCGCCGAGGCCGCACGGCCGGATCTGCTCGGGTCCACCGGCCGCGAGCAGCGCGTCCCAGAGCCGGCCCGCCCGGTCGGCGGCGACCAGCAGCTCGTAGCCGTGCTCGCCGGTGTAGCCGGTGCGGCAGACGGTGACCTCGTCGCCGGCCGAGCCGGGCGTCTCGGCGAAGGCCATGTAGTCCAGCTCCCCGGGCAGCCCGACGGCGGCGAGCACCTCCGCCGACCGGGGACCCTGCAGCGCCAGGACGGCGACCTCGGTGTGCCGGTCGGTGACCGATACCCCGGCCGGTGCGCCGGCGGTGAGCCGGGCCAGGACGGCGGCGGCGTTGGCGGCGTTGGGCACGAGCAGGACGTCGTCCGGGCCGTGCAGGTAGACGATCAGGTCGTCCACCACGCCGCCGGCCCCGGGCTCGCCGTCGGGGACGCAGCACAGCGTGTACTGCGCCTGCCCCGGGCCGATCCGGGCCAGGTCGTTGGTCAGGCAGGCGTTCACGTACTCCGCCGCCCCGGGGCCCCGGACCGTCGCCGTCCCGAGGTGGGAGACGTCGAACAGGCCGACCCCCTCGCGGACCGCGGTGTGCTCGGCGAGCACTCCCCCGCCGGCGTACTCGATCGGCATGGACCACCCGCCGAAGTCGGCGAACTTGGCCCCGGCGGCCTCGTGGCGGTCGTGCAGCGGGGAGATCAGCGGGCTCACGGGAGGACACGCTATCGGCCCCCTTGCAGGGTCCCGGGCCGAGCTTACGAGGTCCGGGGGGCAAGGGGGCCCTTTGTCTAGGATCACCGCGTGCCGCCGACGATCTCCGCCACCGACCGCCCGCTCGAGAAGCTCTCCGCCGACGCCGTCGTCGTCGGCGTGGGCAAGGGACCCGACGGGCTGCTCAGCACCCCGGGTGCCGACGCGGTCGACCGGCTGCTCGGCGGGCGGCTGCTGGCGGCGCTGGCCGACCTCGGCGCCAAGGGCGGCGAGGACGAGGTCACCCGGCTGCCCACCTTCGGCCAGGGGCCCTTCCCGGTGGTCGCGGTCGCCGGCCTCGGCGCTCCGCTGCCCGACGGCGGGTACGCGCCGGAGGCGGTGCGCCGCGCCGCGGGGGCCGCCAGCCGGGCGCTCACCGGGCGCAGCGCGGTCGTCACCCTGCTCGCGGCGGTCGGCGGGGCGCCGGACGCCGAGCGGCTGCACGCGGTCGGCGAGGGCGCGCTGCTGGGCGCCTACGAGTTCACCGCCTACAAGTCCGACCTCCCCGCGGGGCGGCCCACCCCGCCGGCGTCCTATCAGCTCGTCGTTCCCGACACCGGCGCCGCGAAGGCGCCGCTGGCCCGGATCCGGGCCGTCGCGGACGCCGTCACCCTGGTGCGCGACCTGGTCAACACGCCGCCGAACGACCTGTACCCGGCCGAGCTCGCCGCGCGCGGTGCGGCCGCCGGCAAGAAGGCGGGCCTGTCGGTCGAGGTGCTCGACGAGAAGGCGCTGGCCGCGGGCGGCTACGGCGGCATCCTGGCCGTCGGTGCCGGCTCGGCCCGCCCGCCGCGGCTGCTGCGCCTGGAGTACCGGGGCAAGAAGGCCCGGACGAGCGTCGCGCTGGTCGGGAAGGGCATCACCTTCGACAGCGGCGGCATCTCGATCAAGCCGGCCGCCGGCATGGCGGACATGAAGAGCGACATGGCCGGGGCCGCGGCGGTCATCGCGACCGTCTGCCTGGTCGCCGAGCTCGGCCTCCCGGTCGACGTCACCGCCACGGTGCCGATCGCGGAGAACCTGCCCAGCGGGACCGCGTACCGCCCGGCCGACGTGGTGACCTTCCGCAACGGCAAGAAGTCCGAGATCACCAACACCGACGCGGAGGGCCGCGTGGTGCTCGCCGACGCGATCACCCGCGCGCTGGAGGACTCCCCCGCGCACCTGCTGGAGACCTCCACGCTCACCGGCGCGCAGCTGGTGGCGCTCGGCACCCGGACCTCGGGGGTGATGGGCAGCGAGGAGCTGCGGGACACGGTCGTGACGGCCAGCCGCCGCAGCGGCGAGCCGATGTGGGCCATGCCGCTGCCGCCGGAGCTCCGCCGCAGCCTGGACTCCAGCACCGCGGACTTCACCAACTCCGGCTCGGACCGCTCCGGCGGCATGCTCGTCGCCGGGCACTTCCTCGCCGAGTTCATCCCCGCCGGCCAGCAGTGGGCGCACATCGACGTCGCCGGGCCGGCCTACAACACCGGGGCTCCGTGGGGCTACACCCCCAAGGGCGGCACCGGCGTGCCGGTGCGCACCCTGCTGGCGACGATCGAGGACCTCATCGCCGCGCAGTGACCTGCGGGACGGCCGCCGTCCGGGCCGTCAGGAGGTGGTGGGCGGACGCCGGCCGTCCTGCTTCTGCCGCGCGGTCCAGTCCCGCATGCGCTGCGGGTACCCGGTGACCTGCGCGTCGTAGACCGGCACCGCGAGGTCCCGGGACAGCCGTCGCGCGACCTCAGGGCCGTCGATGCGCCGGCGGGTCCACTCCCCGTCCGCCGCGACCAGCAGGATCGTCGTCTCGGTGACCGCGGTCCGCGGCTCGACGAACCCCTCGACCCCGCGCCGGGTGGCCACGAACTGCTCCAGGTGGGCGAGGTCGGCGGACCCCGAGGCGCGGTCGAGCGTGCCCCGGCGGTCGCGGCCCCGGCCCGCTCCGGCGCCTCGGCCGCGCAGCCGGTCGAACAAGCCCATGTCCCGCTCCCGTCCCCGGGGTCGCGACCTGCTGCGCGACGCTCCAGCGACAGCAACGGTGCATGCGAACGCGCCGTTCCCGGGAGTGGCAGGATGGGCAGGCGCAGGATCGCCGCGCCCGGGCACCTCCGGGCCACCCAGCACTTGAGGAGCACTCGTGAGCGCACCGACCACCCCCGCTGACCTGGTCATCCTCGGTGGTGGCTCCGGTGGCTACGCCGCTGCGCTGCGCGCCGCTGAGCTCGGCATGTCCGTCGTCCTCATCGAGAAGGACAAGGTCGGCGGCACCTGCCTGCACCGGGGCTGCATCCCGACCAAGGCGCTGCTGCACACCGCGGAGGTCGCCGACAACGCCCGCGAGGGCGAGCAGTTCGGCGTCAAGTCGACCCTGTCGGGCATCGACATGGACGGGGTGAACGCCTACAAGGACGGCGTCGTCTCGAAGAACTTCAAGGGCCTGACCGGGCTGATCAAGAGCCGCGGCATCACCATCGTCGAGGGCGAGGGCCGGCTGGTCTCCCCGACCGCCGTGCAGGTCGGCGACCAGACCTACGAGGGCCGGCACGTCCTGCTGGCCACCGGCTCCTACGCCCGCTCGCTGCCGGGCATCGAGATCGACGGCACCCGGGTCATCACCAGCGACCACGCGCTGCAGCTGGACCGCGTGCCCAGTTCGGCGATCATCCTCGGCGGCGGGGTCATCGGCTGCGAGTTCGCCAGCGCCTGGAAGTCCTTCGGCGTCGACGTGACCATCGTCGAGGGCCTGCCGCACCTGGTGCCGCTGGAGGACGAGTCGTCCTCGAAGCTGCTGGAGCGCGCCTTCCGCCGCCGCAAGATCGACTTCTCGCTGGGCAGCCTGGTCTCCAGCGTCCAGACCACCGCCGACGGGGTGAAGGTCAGCCTGCAGAACGGCAAGGAGTTCGAGGCCGAGCTGGTGCTGGTGGCCGTCGGCCGCGGTCCGGTCAGCCAGGGCCTGGGCTACGAGGAGGCCGGGGTCGCCATGGAGCGCGGGTTCGTCCTCGTCGACGAGTACATGCAGACCAACGTGCCGACCATTTCCGCCGTCGGCGACCTGGTGCCGACCCTGCAGCTGGCCCACGTGGGCTTCGGCGAGGGCATCCTGGTCGCCGAGCGGCTCGCCGGGCTGCCGGTCGTGCCGATCGACTACGCCGGCGTCCCGCGGGTCACCTACTCCGAGCCCGAGGTCGCCTCGGTGGGTCTGACCGAGGCCCAGGCCAAGGAGCGGTACGGCGAGGTCGAGATCGCCACCTACGACCTGGCCGGCAACGGCCGGGCCGCCATCCTGAAGACCGCCGGCGCCGTGAAGCTCATCCGGGCCAAGGACGGTGCCGTGGTCGGCGTGCACATGGTGGGCAGCCGGGTCGGCGACCTCATCGCCGAGGCGCAGCTCGTCTACAACTGGGAGGCGCTGCCCGAGGAGGTCGCGCAGCTCATCCACCCGCACCCGACGCTCAGCGAGGCCCTCGGCGAGGCTGCGCTGGTCCTGGCCGGCAAGCCGCTGCACGCCCACACCTGATCCCCACGCACCACCCGCACGACCCCCTGCAGCACCACCACGACCTGAGGAGACCTGCCTTCGATGCCGACGTCCGTCACCATGCCCGCCCTGGGCGAGAGCGTCACCGAGGGCACGGTCACCCGCTGGCTGAAGCAGGAGGGTGACCAGGTCGAGGTCGACGAGCCACTCCTCGAGGTGTCCACGGACAAGGTGGACACCGAGATCCCGTCCCCGGCCGCCGGCGTCCTGTCGAAGATCGTCGTCGCCGAGGACGAGACCGTGGAGGTCGGTGCGGAGCTGGCCGTGATCGGCGGCGACGCCGGTGGCGACGGTGGCGCCCCGGCTCAGGAGGCCCCTGCCCAGGAGGAGCCCGCGCAGGAGGCACCCGCCCAGGAGGAGCCGACTCAGCACGCACCTGCCCAGGAGGAGCCGGCGCAGGAGACACCTGCCCAGGAGGAGCCCGCACCGGCCGCGCCGTCCGGCGGCTCGCCGGGTGGCGGTGAGGGCACCAAGGTCACCATGCCGGCGCTGGGCGAGAGCGTCACCGAGGGCACGGTCACCCGCTGGCTGAAGGCCGTCGGTGACGAGGTCGCGGCCGACGAGCCGCTGCTCGAGGTCTCGACGGACAAGGTCGACACCGAGATCCCCTCCCCGGTGTCGGGCACGCTGCTGTCGATCACCGTCAACGAGGACGAGACCGTCGACGTCGGTGCGGAGCTCGCGGTCATCGGTGCCGCCGGGGCCGCGCCCGCCTCGGCCCCCGCACCGTCCACCCCTGCGCCGCCGGCCGACGAGCCGCAGCAGTCGGCCCCGGAGACCGAGGCGCCCGCGCCCGTCGCGCAGGAGGCCCAGCCGACCCCGGTGAAGGCCACCACCGACACCGGCCAGCCCGGTGCGGACTACGGCTCCAGCGGTGCCATGCCGACCCAGTCCCCCACCGACCAGCCCTCGCCGGCCGAGGCCGTGGCGCCGGCGAGCCCGCCGGCGACCGCGCCCGCAGGCGCTGCCGCTTACGTGACCCCGCTCGTGCGCCGGCTCGCCGCCGACAACGGGGTGGACCTGGCGACGGTCGAGGGCACCGGGGTGGGCGGACGCATCCGCAAGCAGGACGTGCTGGCCGCCGCCGAGAAGGCCGCCCAGCCCGCCCCCGCTGCGGCCGCCGCCCCGGCTGCTGCCGCGACGTCGGGTCAGCCCACGCCGTCGCCGGCCGCCACGCCGGACAGCTCGCTGCGCGGCCGCACCGAGAAGATGTCGCGGCTGCGCACGGTCATCGCGAAGCGGATGGTCGAGTCCCTGGAGATCAGCGCCCAGCTGACGACCGTGGTCGAGGCCGACGTCACCCGGATCGCCAACCTGCGCAACCAGGTGAAGAACGACTTCGCCGCCCGCGAGGGCGTCAAGCTCTCGTTCCTGCCGTTCTTCGCCAAGGCGGCCGTCGAGGCGCTCAAGGCCCACCCCGCGGTGAACTCCTCGGTGGACATGGCCGCGGGCACGGTCACCTACCACGACAGCGAGAACCTGGGCATCGCCGTCGACACCGAGCGCGGTCTGCTCGTCCCGGTGATCAGGGGTGCCGGGGACCTCAGCCTGGCCGGCATCGCCCGGAAGATCGGCGACCTCGCGGAGCGGACCCGCGCCAACAAGGTCACCCCCGACGAGCTGGGCGGCGGGACGTTCACGCTGACCAACACCGGCAGCCGGGGCGCGCTGTTCGACACCCCGATCATCAACCAGCCGCAGGTCGCGATCCTGGGCGTCGGCTCGGTCGTGAAGCGGCCGGTCGTCGTGCAGGACCCGGAGCTGGGTGAGGTCATCGCCGTCCGGTCGATGGTCTACCTGGCGCTGACCTACGACCACCGGATCGTCGACGGCGCCGACGCCGCCCGCTTCCTCACCACGGTGCGGGAGCGGCTGGAGGCCGGTCAGTTCCACGGAGAGCTCGGCCTGTCCTGATCGTCCGACGAAGGGCCCCGGCGTCCGCCGGGGCCCTTCGTGGTCTGCACCGCCCGACGGTGCGCCTCCGGCGCCCGCACCTCGACCCTGGGAGCCCACGTTGAAGGTCGCCGTCACCGGGTCGTCCGGCCTGATCGGACCGGAGCTCGTGCGCACCCTGCAGGCCGACGGCCACGACGTGCTGCGGCTGGTCCGCCGGACGCCGCGGACGGCCGACGAGCACCGCTGGGAACCGGCCCTGCACCGCATCCCGCCGGGCCTGCTCGACGACGTCGACGCGGTGGTCAACCTGGCCGGCGTCGGGGTCGCCGACCGCCCGTGGACGACCAAGCGCAAGCAGCTCGTCCTGGCCAGCCGGGTGGACAGCACCACGACGGTCAGCCGTGCCCTGGCCCAGGCCGCGGCCGACCACCCCGGCCGCGAGCGCGTCCTGCTGTCCGCCTCGGCGGTCGGCTGGTACGGCGACACCGGTGACCGGGTCGTCGACGAGACGGCGCCGGCCGGCGACGACTTCCTGGCCCGGGTGTGCGTCGAGTGGGAGGCGGCCACCGGCCCGGCCGTGGCGGCCGGCGTGCGGGTCGCGACGCTGCGCACCGGCCTCGTGCTCGGCCGCGGTGGGCTGCTGGGCAAGATGCTGCCGCTGTTCCGGGCCGGGCTGGGCGGCAAGCTGGGCAACGGCCGGCAGTACATGCCCTGGATCAGCCTGCGGGACGAGGTGGACGCGATCCGCTTCCTGCTCACCGCACCGGTCGCCGGCCCGGTGAACCTGACCGGGCCCGCACCGGTCACCAACGCGGAGTTCACCGCCGCGCTCGCCGGGGTGGTGCACCGACCGGCGGTGCTGACCGTCCCCGGACCGGCGCTGCGCCTGGCGCTGGGCGAGCTGGGCCGGGTGGGCGTGCTCGCCGGGCAGCGCGCGGTGCCGGCCGTGCTGGAGACGGCCGGGTTCTCACACACCCACCCGGACCTGGTGTCGGCGCTGGAGGCCGCAGTGCGCCCGTGAGGGCTCACGGTTCCACCCGGGCATCGCTGATCCGCCAGCCGGCGGACGTCGTCTGTACGACCAGCCGCACCTCGGTCGCCCCGCGCGCGGGCACCTCGGTGGCGGCCGGTCCGCCGGTGCCGGTGGGCTCCACGCGGTAGCCCGGCAGCTCGTCGACCAGCCGGAGCTCGACCCCGCCGTCGGCGCCGCCGGTGCCGGCGCTGACCTGGTCCAGTCGCAGGACCCGGGGGGCGAAGCCGCGCAGCGCCCGGTCCTGGTCCCGCAGCGCCAGCAGGGCCGCGGTGTCCCGGTCCAGCAGTGCGCTGCCCGGCACGTACACCGCGGCGAGGAGCGTCGCGTCGCCGGTGGTGAAGGCCGTCGCACGCCGGGCGTACAGCTCGTCGAGGACCGCAGCCCACCCCGCGTCGTCGGCCGGCCGCACGGTCCGGTCGGCGACGGGCACGTCGGCCGGCGCCGGGGCAGGCCGCGGCGCGCTGGTGCCCGCGGGTGCCGGCGGTGGCGGTTGGTCGGATGGCGCGGAGGGTGGCGCGGCGGACCCCGCGCCCGCAGCGACTCGCTCGGAGCTCTCCGCCGCCGGTACCGGCTCGCCGGCGCCGCCCCAGCTCACGCCCGCCCACGCCGCACCGGCGAGGCAGGCGGCGA comes from the Modestobacter italicus genome and includes:
- a CDS encoding leucyl aminopeptidase; translated protein: MPPTISATDRPLEKLSADAVVVGVGKGPDGLLSTPGADAVDRLLGGRLLAALADLGAKGGEDEVTRLPTFGQGPFPVVAVAGLGAPLPDGGYAPEAVRRAAGAASRALTGRSAVVTLLAAVGGAPDAERLHAVGEGALLGAYEFTAYKSDLPAGRPTPPASYQLVVPDTGAAKAPLARIRAVADAVTLVRDLVNTPPNDLYPAELAARGAAAGKKAGLSVEVLDEKALAAGGYGGILAVGAGSARPPRLLRLEYRGKKARTSVALVGKGITFDSGGISIKPAAGMADMKSDMAGAAAVIATVCLVAELGLPVDVTATVPIAENLPSGTAYRPADVVTFRNGKKSEITNTDAEGRVVLADAITRALEDSPAHLLETSTLTGAQLVALGTRTSGVMGSEELRDTVVTASRRSGEPMWAMPLPPELRRSLDSSTADFTNSGSDRSGGMLVAGHFLAEFIPAGQQWAHIDVAGPAYNTGAPWGYTPKGGTGVPVRTLLATIEDLIAAQ
- the lpdA gene encoding dihydrolipoyl dehydrogenase; the protein is MSAPTTPADLVILGGGSGGYAAALRAAELGMSVVLIEKDKVGGTCLHRGCIPTKALLHTAEVADNAREGEQFGVKSTLSGIDMDGVNAYKDGVVSKNFKGLTGLIKSRGITIVEGEGRLVSPTAVQVGDQTYEGRHVLLATGSYARSLPGIEIDGTRVITSDHALQLDRVPSSAIILGGGVIGCEFASAWKSFGVDVTIVEGLPHLVPLEDESSSKLLERAFRRRKIDFSLGSLVSSVQTTADGVKVSLQNGKEFEAELVLVAVGRGPVSQGLGYEEAGVAMERGFVLVDEYMQTNVPTISAVGDLVPTLQLAHVGFGEGILVAERLAGLPVVPIDYAGVPRVTYSEPEVASVGLTEAQAKERYGEVEIATYDLAGNGRAAILKTAGAVKLIRAKDGAVVGVHMVGSRVGDLIAEAQLVYNWEALPEEVAQLIHPHPTLSEALGEAALVLAGKPLHAHT
- the sucB gene encoding 2-oxoglutarate dehydrogenase, E2 component, dihydrolipoamide succinyltransferase, with the translated sequence MPTSVTMPALGESVTEGTVTRWLKQEGDQVEVDEPLLEVSTDKVDTEIPSPAAGVLSKIVVAEDETVEVGAELAVIGGDAGGDGGAPAQEAPAQEEPAQEAPAQEEPTQHAPAQEEPAQETPAQEEPAPAAPSGGSPGGGEGTKVTMPALGESVTEGTVTRWLKAVGDEVAADEPLLEVSTDKVDTEIPSPVSGTLLSITVNEDETVDVGAELAVIGAAGAAPASAPAPSTPAPPADEPQQSAPETEAPAPVAQEAQPTPVKATTDTGQPGADYGSSGAMPTQSPTDQPSPAEAVAPASPPATAPAGAAAYVTPLVRRLAADNGVDLATVEGTGVGGRIRKQDVLAAAEKAAQPAPAAAAAPAAAATSGQPTPSPAATPDSSLRGRTEKMSRLRTVIAKRMVESLEISAQLTTVVEADVTRIANLRNQVKNDFAAREGVKLSFLPFFAKAAVEALKAHPAVNSSVDMAAGTVTYHDSENLGIAVDTERGLLVPVIRGAGDLSLAGIARKIGDLAERTRANKVTPDELGGGTFTLTNTGSRGALFDTPIINQPQVAILGVGSVVKRPVVVQDPELGEVIAVRSMVYLALTYDHRIVDGADAARFLTTVRERLEAGQFHGELGLS
- a CDS encoding TIGR01777 family oxidoreductase; this encodes MKVAVTGSSGLIGPELVRTLQADGHDVLRLVRRTPRTADEHRWEPALHRIPPGLLDDVDAVVNLAGVGVADRPWTTKRKQLVLASRVDSTTTVSRALAQAAADHPGRERVLLSASAVGWYGDTGDRVVDETAPAGDDFLARVCVEWEAATGPAVAAGVRVATLRTGLVLGRGGLLGKMLPLFRAGLGGKLGNGRQYMPWISLRDEVDAIRFLLTAPVAGPVNLTGPAPVTNAEFTAALAGVVHRPAVLTVPGPALRLALGELGRVGVLAGQRAVPAVLETAGFSHTHPDLVSALEAAVRP